The DNA window GGTCCCCACTGGGCATCCAGCCACCCAAATGAAGGACAGCTCCTCCAGACAAGGGATCCCAGGAGGAaggctgggatggggtggggagaggccagtAACCCCAAGAAATTCATGGGGATTCAGGCATCTCACGGCCCAGAGTTGGCAAATGGAAGAAGCTGATGGAATAAAAAGGCTTGTGGCCTCTTCCATCCCTGATAGGTCCCAGACCCGGGTCCAATAGACCCTCAGGAGGCGGGAACGTGGTATTACTCATACGCTACTTCCCGGGTAAGCGGGACCCAGGAgtcctccctctctgcctgtcATCTCTCAAGGCCTCCGGCAGATCAAGACACCAGACAGAGGACTGTGCTCCTTTGAGACTGTCTCAAGGGCTTTGCTTGGGTGAAAGTGTGTCGCTCTGTGTCTCGGGGGCCCCCTCGCTCTCTGATGCCCCCTCTCCGTAGCACTCGCCCGCCTGCCCCGGTCACCCCTCCAGGGCTGAGCGAGTGGATCCGGCGGCGGCGGCTACCTGGGTCACCGTCTCCGTCCATCGCTGCAGAGCGCGGTCGCGAGAGGAGGAGGACCCGGAGCGCTGCGGGCTGTCCGAgtcccgcggcggcggcggcggcggcggcggcggcggcggcgagtgCAGGCGCTGCTCACGTCTGGGTCGGGTCCCGGCCGGCCGCGCCTCTTAAAGGCCCCCgcctccgcccccgccccgcctttGGCCCCGCGCCGGGACGCCCCACAGTCCGGAGCGATCGGCCCGAGGCCTGAGGCTCCCGGTTCCTTGGCGGACCCAGGAGGCCAAGAAAGGTCGGgagtcgtttcttttttttttttttttttaatgggggcGGGTGGGAGTCCGATTCGGGGCGTCTCCCAGCACCCTCCTGGGGTGGCTGCTGGGAGGAGGCGGCGAGGAGGCTGGGAGAGTCTGGGTCATGCGGAGGGTGTGGGCAGAGGCTCCTCCCGGCACGACACCGCCCCGCCCCAGGTAATTTTCCTACATCCGTGGGGGGCGCACCCCAAGCCGGGTGCTCCCCGCGGGCCGGGGACCGGAGCGGGACGTggaggcggggccggggcggggctcgGCGGGCTGGGGCGGGGCCGCATCCACAGGCGACCGCAGGCAGAGGCTGGCTCAGCCCCTGCTGCGGAGCGGGATCGCACAGCGGCGGCAGAGGGCAGGTGACCGGCAGGAGTGGGCGCGGGGAGCGCCGGGGCAGGGACGCGGGGTGCGGGGGCCGGGCAGGCGGGCTCGGCGGTTCCGGGCCCAGCAGCAGTGCGCCGAGGGAGGCCCTGCGCGGACAAGGCCCAGGCGGCGGGGTTGCGCGGCGCGGCCTCGAGAGGCGGCGCGAGCAGGAACCCGAGCTAGGGTCGCTATCGATGCGCAGGGGTCCAAGCCTAGACTTTGGGAAACATTTGAAAGCCACGAGGAGGGATGGGAAGTCGAAGGCGAGCGGGGACACCCGGGGCTGGAGCCCAGccacggggctgggggtgggggtataGGAAAGCCCGCTCCCCATCGCCCACCCCTTTTCCAGTCCTAGCCAGCCAGAGCATTTCCTCCGTGGTCTCGAAAAAGTGGCTAGAGCCCTTTGGACCTCGGTCGGAGACAATGAtaattatccctcccccccatatCTCCGCTCCTCCGTTTTGAGGATGGGAGAGAGAATGCGGAAGGTACCAGACAGGCTGCGGGGCTGCGAATTGTTATTTCCATGCTAAAGACCGTCCGGCCTATTGAAAAAAGCTGGCTCTAGATTCAGAGAAGGCTCAGGCTCCTTTCCCTGCTGCTcctgtctgtgtgaccttgggcagatccTGCTacctcttctgcctccttagcCTCCCTTAGAGGCTATTGTGAGGTGCCGGTAAAAAAATCAGAGCTCACCTTTTACTGAGCTTCTGCTGTGTCCCAAGCTCCTTGTACCCCCTCTAGGAGGTAAGTACTGTTcctggccccattttacagaggaggaaactgaggctcagagaggcccagTGACTTTCCTGAGATAGTCTATGGCAGTGCTGGGAGGGAACCTCCACCACCACGGGGTGCTGCGAATACTGGGTCCTGGGGAGAGGATCAGGTCTGTAGTGTAGCTTTTCAACAACGACAGGAGAGCCATGGCGGTGGGGAACATCAACGAGCTGCCCGAGAACATCCTGCTGGAGTTGTTCACGCACGTGCCCGCCCGCCAGCTGCTGCTGCGTTGCCGCCTGGTCTGCAGCCTCTGGCGAGACCTCATCGACCTCGTGACCCTCTGGAAGCGCAAATGCCTGCGTGAGGGCTTCATTACCGAAGACTGGGACCAGCCCGTGGCCGACTGGAAGGTCTTCTACTTCCTCCGCAGCCTCCACAAGAACCTCCTGCATAACCCGTGCGCCGAAGGTGGGGTGCAGACTGGGTATGACgtgcccccaaacacacacactgtCGTGATACCAGCTAACATTCATTAGGCACTTACTATGAGCCAGCCAGGCACTTTGGGGGGTTTAATTCCTTTCTCACAATAATCCTAAGAGATAGGTACTGTTAGgcacccatttttcagatgggcaaactgaggccaAGAGTGGCATTATTCCACTCTGAAGGTTATTTCCCCAGTGACCTTTCCTAGGAGAGGGAATGTTGGCCAGTTGGAATGAATTGTGCCCAAGACACAAGACCAGGAAGTCAGAGCCATATTTGCTTGGCCTGGCTCCCAGACTCCAGGACTAGGCCTACTAGGACTGCCCAGAAGACAAAGGGGGCTTTGCTTATGAGAGAATGAGAGATCCAGTCTTCTTCCCAGCGCATTCCAACAAAAGGTAAAACAAGACTTCTGCGGTCTTCCAGAGCCCCctcttttcccttgctgtgttGTAAATGATTAAGTAGACACTTTGATGGGTTGAGAACCTCAATCTCCATTATGTGGCCAAATTCTGGAGCAAAATGATAGTAAAACAACCCCAAGCTGTCCAGAACTTTCAGATGCCTGCCTCACTTGACTCCCCAACGGCCATGTTCTTAACTAGCATGTTGACAAACTATGGTCCATAAGCCAAATCTGGCCTAGgagctaagaatagtttttatgattttaaagggttacttaaaaaacaaacaaaaggggcttccctggtggcgcagtggttgagaatctgcctgccaatgcaggggacacgggttcgagccctggtctgggaagatcccacatgccgcagagcaactgggcccgtgagccacaactgctgagcctgcgcatctggagcctgtgctccacaacaagagaggccgcgatagtgagaggcccgcacaccgcgatgaagagtggcccccacttgccacaactagagaaagccctcacacagaagcgaagacccaacacagccaaaaattaattaattaattaattaattaaaaaaaaatatgtacttaaaaaaaatgttgcggatactttaaaaaacaaacaaacaaacaaaaaagacactaTGTGATAGAGTCAATATGTAGCCCACAAAACCTAAAGTATTCTGACTCTTTACGGAAAAAGTTTGCTAGCCCCTGTTCTTGACCCCAGTTTACAGAGGacaaaaccaaggctcagagagagaaagcagcttgcctaaggtcacagagcccaGTATTGGTAGAGCTGGGACTagacccagatctgtctgactaGCGCCGGAGCATTCCATCACAGAAGTAGTCTGGTTGTTCCCATCATCAGGATTCCCAGTAGAAATCAGTTaccatggtgcctggcacacaggcagCACCTAATACAAGGCAGGCGCTGTTGATGTGCAGGGTTCCCCAGCACGGGGCTTGAGGGCAGCTGCTGAAATCCAGGGAGAGGTGCCAGGAGCAAGGGGCACTTGGGAGGTGGCCACTGAGGGGCTTCCCTTTGATACGAACTCTGCTTTCCCACCAGAGGGGTTTGAGTTCTGGAGCCTGGACGTGAATGGAGGCGATGAGTGGAAGGTGGAGGATCTCTCTGGAGACCAGAGGAAGGAATTCCCCAATGACCAGGTCAAGAAATACTTCGTGACTTCTTATTAGTAAGATCCAAGGGGtctcggggtggggggaagcccaAGTCACTGCACCTCGGGGTCTCTCCTGCTCTGGGAGGGGGCAGTCCTAGCCCCCCAGTGCCCTAGTGGcgagccccagcccctcccacccctccacccacccccagcacctGCCTCAAGTCCCAGGTGGTGGACCTCAAGGCTGAAGGGTATTGGGAGGAGCTGATGGACACCACGCGGCCAGACATCGAGGTGAAGGACTGGTGAGTGCTTGGGGCGAGGGTTTGGGGGGGGGCCCTGCCACTCaggtgccccacccccaccctgccccccatctCCAAGGCCCTGATGGGCCCTTCCTCTGCCTGCAGGTTCGCAGCCAGGCCAGACTGCGGGTCCAAGTACCAGCTGTGTGTTCAGCTCCTGTCGTCAGCACATGCACCTCTGGGGACCTTCCAGCCAGACGCAGCAACCGTCCAGCAGAAGAGCGATGCCAAGTGGAGGGAGGTGTGTGAGCCGGGAAGGGGACAGGGGGCACATTGTCCAAGGCTGAGACTGCAGTCAGACAGGCCCAAGTTGAGATCCCAGTTCTGCTGCTTCTTACCTGGGCTTTGGTTGCTCTGAGCTCTGAAAGATTATCAGTGAGATGATGCTGGTAAAGCCATGTTCTAAAAGATTGACTATTATTAATTACTAATATCAGTTATTACTATTATCTAGGTTAGGGTTCAGTGAACTTTTTCTTAAAAGGCCAGATACAAATAGTTTAAGCTTTGCAGGTTTTACTGtatcacaactactcagctcatCAACTCTGCCATTGTGTTGTGAAAGCAGCTTTAGCAAATGGgtatgactgtgttccaataaaactttatttacaaaaactggCAGTGGGCCCCTagaccatagtttgccaactcctgatcTAGACCAGTGCtctccagtagaactttctgcagtgatagaAATGGtctgtctaggacttccctggtctggactcggcgctttcactgccatggccccaggttcagtccctggtcagagaactaagatcccgcaagcggtgtagcacagccaaaaaaaaaaaaaaagcgagagagagagagaaagaaagaaatggtctgTCTGCCCTGTCCGGTTTGGTAGCCAAGAGCCACATGTGACAATTGAAAACTTAAGAGCCAGTTCATAGTACGActaggaactgaatttttaattttattcaactttaattaattttaacttaaatagCCACACATGCTCAGTGATGACAGTATTGGACATCCTTTGGCAGCTTGCAAAATTTCCTTCAGTTCATTTGAGCTGCACTTAGATAATCCCATGGAGTGGACCCAGCAGGATtttgctccattttacagattaggaaactgaggaggCATAGACAGGGGAGGTGGTCTGCCTCACATCAGAGTGAGGACTAGAATTCCGTTCTGCTGACTCTGGGTCGAGCACTGAGACCTCAGCCCATCCTGGCCCCCTCACCCCCTCAGGCAGTACCCCCCTCAGGGTCAACTCCCCTGACCGCTCTCCTTCCGtccacctgcccctgcccccaggtcTCCCACACGTTCTCCAACTATCCACCCGGCGTCCGCTACATCTGGTTTCAGCACGGCGGCGTGGACACTCACTACTGGGCCGGCTGGTACGGCCCGAGGGTCACCAACAGCAGCATCACCATTGGGCCCCCACTGCCATGACGCCCCCGAGCCCCCAGCCACCTAATCCCAACTGATAACCTGCTGGCAGAGATGGGCTGGGCTTGGGAAGGGAAGGTAGAGTCCAGGCTCTCCCAGACTTCCTAGTTCATCCTTGCGCCCCCCAGTTGCCTCTTCATGGAGCCTCTTCATTTGTACAGCCTTCATATGTTATGGGTAGCTAGCTCTCCGCCCGGGGGTCTCAACCTGAATGATGGGGCCCCAGAGGTTGGGGGGGTGCATGGTGTTCCCCCAGGCTCCTCCCCCAGATGCCTCTGAGGGAGGGTCTCCAAGCTCTGTTGGTAACCTAGATCTATGTGTCTACCTTCCCTTGTTGGGTCATTTCTCACTGTCTTCTTTGAGGGCCCTCAGACCTGGGACAGTCAGGACATCTGGCAAGCCTGTGGCTGCCCTGCATAATACAGATGCTGGGCGATGATGTAGCTCAGACAGGTGTGGGAGTGGAAGGACGGCTCTGCCGGCCCATCCTCTGCCCCATTCTCTGCCACTCCCAGGCTTTCTCACTCTGTCCGCCTGCTTAGCGAGGTGGCTTTGgtccagaggctcaggcctggtCTGAGATAGGCAGGCCCAGGGTGGCGTGGGGTCCCGGCCAAGTCTGGACTCTGTTCACTTGTCAGTGAAGCCCCAGAAGCCACATGTGTATTAAGTGAGGGCAGGGCTCTCCAAAAGACCCCCCTGGAATCCTGCACACGGCAAcccagggcaggtgggcaggacTGGGCCCTGAGAGCTGGGATGTGTGAGCCCTGGATGAGTGGGATGGGGGGGGTTTCAAGGACCACCTGTCCACCTCCATGCCTAGGCCAGGCACTCTGTGGCTTGGAGAGCATTCCAAGCGCCCACCCTACCCTCGGAACTGCCATTCCCAGGACCTCCCCACCCTGTCGGACCACATTCCTGCCTCTGCTTCCTGCTGGAAAGAGAGCAGTTCTCCTACCCCTGCTGCATGTGGCCAAATAAAAGGTTTTCCCAGCCCAACGTGTGCCCTGTGCTTTCTGGGGGAAAAGGCAAACTTCATGGGAGGTCTTGCCCCTTGCCTGTAGAAGCTGCAACTTATATGGCTCTGTCCAAGGTACAGAGAGGGGTTAACATTTCAGGAGCCAGACTTCGAAGAATGAGggtcctgggacagacccctggACAAGCTGCAGACATCTCGCACCCAGCAGCCCTCCAGAACTGCCAGCTTCCTCTGGAGACCTGGCCGCAGGCTGGGGGTGGAGTGTGCAGATATCTTGGGCAACTCTTGCCATCCCAGGCACTacttactgttgttttttttcactGCCCAGAGCTTTACTGACAATAGACAAAGCCAAAGAATTTataatggtgcctggcacacagtaggtgctcaataagtactgTTAAATTGCATTATCTGACTCATCAGTGAGCTAGATTAGGGCCTCAACCAGGGCAAGGactgttaccgaccagggttcttggcctccttaatcaatagaaattgatgagGCCAGACAAGAGTTTCAGATAAGGCTTTCCTGGGACCCCTGCTACAGCAGGAGGGAGTGAAATCAAGCAACAGTTTCCCTTGCTGGATCCCTCGCACActctgggggagtgggggagttGGTTCCTtttatggggtgagggtaggggtgtgtccaggggccaggcaggaagggtggcttaggtggtctgcccacccctttggtggtggtgtgtgcagggggcatgcacagtaccctgcttttgctccccaTGCTCTGTTTTtgggctcttcagaagtggcagttgggtttttggtctttttgtatcttgttgtccacagtttgccccaactgcacatgcacacagttatttttagtcccttatagtttctttataGCTTGTCAGCTCAAAGAGattgtttgtccaggtgcaagcactgcagcaaagggtcccaggtcccagcctgtctcaggacCACCACCCACTAACTGTATGGCAAGTTAGCAAAAGACACTCTTCCTCGGAGAATATGCAGCCCTGAGTTAACAACCCGGCCTGGATCAGGCACCCTTGGGCAGTGCACACCTTGCACGATCCTTTGTGGTTGCCTGAAGTAGGTGCTTGAtaattatttgtgaaatgaagaaaggaattaaTGAACTTAATCCCAGCAAAAACGCAGAGCGGTTTTTACCTCTGAGTAAGTCCTAGGGACGGTACGAACCAGGCTCAAGGCCAGAGTTTCAGCAGTCACCCTCCAGGCGGGGGCCCACCGGTCCAGGGCAGGAAGCgggcccacctccctccctgcgTCCAGGGAACCGGAATAGAGGTCTAAGGAGTGGCCCCCAGAGGGGAAGGGCTAGGTCAGAAGGAGGCTCCGGCCTACCGGAGggaggtggaagcagagagaaattGGGTTCCCACTGCTGAGCCGCCCACCGCCTGGAAGGAAAGACTGAGGTTCAGGAAACGAGGTCTGGAGCCCCCCTGACGCCGCCCCGAGCCTGAGGACACCAGATTTCTTTGCTCGCGTCTGGGAAAGTGGCCCCGGCGTGGGGCGGGGCGAAGTCGCTGGAGCAGCAGGCTGGGGCCGCGAGGGAGGCGGCCTGAGCGCGGCGCGTGACGCAGGCGCCGGGCGGGACGAGAGCTGACGGCGCCGCCGAGGCCGTAAGCTCCAGGCTGACCCCGAGCTCAGGTCGCGCCGAGCGCTCCGCCCCGCGCCCAGATCTCGGCCCAGGCAAGGGACGGGTAGGGGGGCGACAGGTGCGGGAGGGGGCTTGGATGTTCGGCGCTGGGGGGTCGTCGGGATGTTAACCGAGCCCGAGAACGCTGTCTTCGGCCGGCCGGGAAGCCGGCAGCCGCGGGAGGGGCGCCGGGGGGAGCCGCttccgggcggggcggggcgcggggcggggccagTCTCTAGGGTCTGATAGCTCGGCGCGGACTGCTTCGCTTCTCGGCTTGGCCGTCCCGGAGTGTCCCCGGCGTCCGCGGCCACTCCGGCTTAACCTCGTGTGCAGCGCCCCGGCCAGGGGACAGTCTAGGAACTCTGGGCACCGTCACGCCCGCAGGGCCTGGGACGGGGGCCTAACTTCCCCAAGCCGCAGTATCCGTTTTCGGAAATGGGCTTAGTAACAGTGTCTCGAGTGGTTGTAGGGAGGGTCTATGGAGAAAAGGCCAGCGCGTGGCTCTGGGCCTGGTACGTGGGAAGCCCAATCGATGCGAGGTGGCTTCTTAGGGCTAATGTGGACGTTTCCACCCCCAAATGCCCCAGGATGACCTTCACCCCCTCCACCCTTCAGCATTCAGGCTTTGGGGATGGAGTCCAGTGATGACATGCGACCAGAGCGAAAGACCAGACTTTGGACGATAGGCCGAGGAGGTGTTTGTACCTAAGACGCCTCTAACTTGGAGCCCAGGGACTTTTATTTGGCCTAGACAATGCTTTTAgaagttgccaacatttaaaatttgacagatttcatgtttttaaaaaatgtttaaaattcctCCTGAAAAATGGGAAGACCTGGCCGCATGGAGTATTTTTCCATCATAGCATTTTGCACAAGCTACCAGTACCTTatttatctggttttttttttttttttttttctctgataatgGAAAAATACTTCTCCCTGGGCAGGTGCCAGAGTGTGTGTCcaccctcatttttttaaagggatgaaagCTTTCAGAAGACTGTGAGCTGTGTGAAAATTAAAAAGGGGAAGCCCACTAACATGGAGTCaggaaatgaggaagaggaaCACTTGACAGTCAGTACAGTCCCAACATCAAGAGGCATACTTGGCATACCTGGCAGGAAGTGAGACTACTACTGCCAGCaggaggaaaaaatgattttctccttgcctggcaacagctcagccaatgagagactgtcacaactcaaCCAATGAACAGCCGTTATACTTCCAACTCCCCGTGTCTTCCAATGGGCTTTTTGTTTATAACAGCCCCACCCaactttcccttctcctctgtaAAAGAGTCTCTTCTCCTTTGCTTAACAGGACTTGAAAGTGGTTCGCCATAGTTGCATATCCTGCCTTGCAGTTATTTGCTGCTCCCAAATAAACCTGTTTTGCTAGTAAAATAAGcggcttttttattgttttaggttaaCATTACACGGAGGTTTCACTGAGATCCAGAGAAGACCCCCAACAACTCCGAGGCTGGTGAGCAAACAGGTGCTGGTACCCACAGATCCCACAGAACTCAACTGCTTTCTCAGCAACTTTGCAGTTTGAGGGTAAGTTTTTCTCCTGGATCTGAGCTGCGCTCTTTTTGCGTTTTGAAGCTCTCCAGGTTTTATTTGGGATCTCTTTGAAGGCTTCGTCCTTTTTTGTTAAGGCCTTGTTTGTCTGTGAGTACTTGGTTGGCACTTTGGCTTCACTCTTGTAATCACGCTGTTCCAGCTGGAACTGTGCTAGCTTTCAGTCCGACTACTTTTGGAACCAGGCTGTTCCTATTGAAACTGTGCTGgtatttggcctgtgggctgttTAAGAATGATTCTTTTGCTCTAGAGAAAAACCCCTGAAAAATGGGATCCCAGTTATCTAAATGTTTTGAGggtgccccccccccttttcagGGACCCTGggcaattttatgtttaaaaactgctATCTCtccttatatacatttttaactaaATGGACCAACTGAAACACGTAATTTAGAACATCAGTGACCAGCATGGGGAACTTCTGAACTCCCCAAACTTCCTTTCTTAAAATTGTGTTAGCCATAGATCTGCAGTTGTCAAAACTGAATTGGACACCAATTTTGATTGGTATTTTAAGGCTTCCAAAACGTATCAGGAGTCTAAAATTGCCGCTTTgcaatatacaatttttaaagtaactgaggcaaataaaatattaaagaaagacaaaatggcTTCTGAGGTCTCTTTTTCCCCTACCCCGTCTTCTCTGTCTCTGGATGCTGGCAGTCGTCTTGTGCTCAAGCCCATCCCAGTCaccatcttcctttccttctgcacCTCCCCAGTCTAATTCTCTCGCTGAACTTCCCTTTTTCCCTACAGCTCTGCTGACTctccctgctctctcctctgAACCTATCAGAACCTGCTCCTTAAAGTTAATCTTCTGAGGATTGAAATAAACCCCAAATTACTTATGTTCCCTGGACTAAGCCAAATTGTGAGCCATAGTTCAAGAGTTTCCTAAAGTAACTGAGGACCCCCATAGGTTTGCTGAAG is part of the Balaenoptera musculus isolate JJ_BM4_2016_0621 chromosome 1, mBalMus1.pri.v3, whole genome shotgun sequence genome and encodes:
- the FBXO44 gene encoding F-box only protein 44 isoform X3 yields the protein MRRVWAEAPPGTTPPRPRRAMAVGNINELPENILLELFTHVPARQLLLRCRLVCSLWRDLIDLVTLWKRKCLREGFITEDWDQPVADWKVFYFLRSLHKNLLHNPCAEEGFEFWSLDVNGGDEWKVEDLSGDQRKEFPNDQVRSQARLRVQVPAVCSAPVVSTCTSGDLPARRSNRPAEERCQVEGGLPHVLQLSTRRPLHLVSARRRGHSLLGRLVRPEGHQQQHHHWAPTAMTPPSPQPPNPN
- the FBXO44 gene encoding F-box only protein 44 isoform X1, which encodes MRRVWAEAPPGTTPPRPRRAMAVGNINELPENILLELFTHVPARQLLLRCRLVCSLWRDLIDLVTLWKRKCLREGFITEDWDQPVADWKVFYFLRSLHKNLLHNPCAEEGFEFWSLDVNGGDEWKVEDLSGDQRKEFPNDQVKKYFVTSYYTCLKSQVVDLKAEGYWEELMDTTRPDIEVKDWFAARPDCGSKYQLCVQLLSSAHAPLGTFQPDAATVQQKSDAKWREVSHTFSNYPPGVRYIWFQHGGVDTHYWAGWYGPRVTNSSITIGPPLP
- the FBXO44 gene encoding F-box only protein 44 isoform X2, giving the protein MAVGNINELPENILLELFTHVPARQLLLRCRLVCSLWRDLIDLVTLWKRKCLREGFITEDWDQPVADWKVFYFLRSLHKNLLHNPCAEEGFEFWSLDVNGGDEWKVEDLSGDQRKEFPNDQVKKYFVTSYYTCLKSQVVDLKAEGYWEELMDTTRPDIEVKDWFAARPDCGSKYQLCVQLLSSAHAPLGTFQPDAATVQQKSDAKWREVSHTFSNYPPGVRYIWFQHGGVDTHYWAGWYGPRVTNSSITIGPPLP